GACAATATAAATAAATAGAGACTAATTACCAGAAATCAATAAACAGTTAAAGAAATAACAACACTTATATGAAAATAAACCAGTCATTATCTAATCCAAACTCTGTTTAATCAAATGATataaacaaatagaaataaGCAGTTATTGGCTACTTCAGTACCTGTTATTTGCCAAAACCTACAAGTGCAGATGCTCTTTCCTAAGTCAACAGCCATGTTGGTAGGCCAACCGTGGATCTCAAATATTTGATACTCTTCATCTACACTCCAAATCGGTGTCTATTTTTGAGATTCTCTCCTAATTTTCTGCAATCTACTATATTGTATTGGTGGGAGCTTACCAACATGGTGGGATAACTTGACCTTGTTTTTTGCAATGGACTGCATCGCAAACATCCGAACCTCCTCTAACATGGTGGGAGCTTACCAACATGGTGTGGACTTAGTTGTATTCGATGTGGACTTGGGCTGAGTTGCTGGTTTGGATGTGGACTTGGGTTTAGGTGCTAGTTTGGGTGTGGGCTTAGGTGTCTTCTTAGGTTCTGGTTTGGGTTTAGGTGTAGGATTAGGTTTCTCCTTAGGTGTTGGTCTGTGCTTAAATTTGGGTTTAGGTGCTAGTTTTGGTTGGGGTATCTCCTTCAATCGGAGACGGGGGGGAGGGGGGATGGAAGTAGATTCAGGTGGGGGCTTGGATGCTGCGTTGAAACTTGGAAGGAGCTTTAGTTGTGCTGTTGATGGGTGATTTGATATGAGAAGGAATGGTTGGTGTATCATTCTTTGGGCTAGGTGTGTCCCTTCCCTATCCCTCTCTACACCAGAAGGAATGGGTGTTTTTATCAATTCAGATGCTTCTTCCTCTACCATGGGTTAGAAAACTCCATGCTCATAGTATATGTGcactcttttttcattattctttgcATAAAAGCACATCTCTATCAGCTCTTTGTTATGACTTAGTACTCGCAGTCCACTCTTCATAGGTCTACCAGGAACAAGCCACCAATACTCAACCATTTTATCATAACCTAGGACCTTGTAGTAGTCTTTCAGTGAAATTACATCTAATACATTCTCATCCAGCCCAGTCAACTCATCAGTGTGATCATTGTCATAAACCAAACTGCCATTTGGTTTGGTGACAAAACTATCTCCATGATGATACACAATCATTATCCCTTCATCCATCTAcaaataagattaaaaaaaacacaatggttaaaaataacattagcttcaataaattaaaaatagtaattCAGATTACAGGTAATCAATCAAAAGTATTTTGgcaatcattaaaaaaaataagtgttTTAACTTGAATTTTAGAGTAGACTATTTTATTAAAGGTATCTAATTTAAATTCAACCTGTCTCATACAATCCTTAATCATTCCAATACAAATTAATTCTACCAACACAATTTACAATTTGCTGCCaatgaaacttaaaatgcagaGTTGAACATTGATACAAATTTATCTTATACAACAGATTTATGTACTAAGATAAGAATATTGAAATGAATAAAGTAAGTGGAGTAAGTTATGAAAGCAAACTAAAGTAATTaacctttcattttttttggtATATATTAACCTTTCATATTTAGtaacaaattaaacaataaaagcataaagaaaaaatatatcaacacaAGAAGAAACTAAATCAACAAATCTAAatatccaaaagaaaaaaaaacaatgaatATGATACAATTATGTGTAATTAACACACAgcaaagcaaaaaaaaaagtataaaatcaACAGCAAACTTATTCTGATCTCACTACAAACATCaaatacaatattaaaatacaaattaaaatcattctttaACATAAACACaagcaaaatcaaaatcttaGTTAAATCATGAGCTTCTTCTAAAATAAATCCATAACAACtaaaaaaaccaaaatcaatcataatcatcaaaaaaaaaagaagaacatcaattacatagaaaaaaaatactaaattttttagaaaattattcTCCATTTTTTCCATTAACCTTACTAATAACATTTTCATGACTACTAAGtgtattaattaaaaatctatAACGAACAATCCACATATTTTTTCACCTTAAATTATCAGAAAATTTAACAATGTCACTGTATATCGAGTagcataaaaaatagttttaaagaATAACAGACTTTATTGTTTTGTTATTACCAAgtattaaaaaattgataagCATTGAACCAAACAGGGAGATAAAATATATGTACCGTACAGTTATTCTATTAGAGAAACATGAAAGAATAAGATTGTCCTTTTAAACTGATCAAGGAGTAATACAATTTTTCTAACAATGGTTACTCCagtaaataaatatatgtaatTTCAACCGAAAAATACTGGAcagataattaaattaaaataggaTATGAAGGAGTAAAATTGTCATTTTAAAATGGAATATGAAGAATCAATGACTGCTTAAATGGACAAAGAAATAAACAGTTGATCACAACCACATgcatgtaaaaaataaaaaataaaaactagcATACAAGAACTCTATcttcatcaataatcataatcaatcACAGTCCTCCAAAGTTTCACTTATGAAATAGAACGGAAAAAATGAAGaacaactcacaaccaatattttacaaaaaatagaGCATCGTATGTTGAGAGCAACGATTTTATtactaatttatattttaagagATGGTGATTCTCAGGTAATTAGTTTTTACAATGGAGGGCAACATAAGTAAGAAAAGCTTCAAACCTCAGTTACAGTGACAACCATAGTTCTTCTTTGAAGGTACGTATACGAagggagaagaaagaagaaaaatggtCAATTGAGATTTTACTTTTCAAGTGGTTAATGTTTGGGTTTTGGTTTAACCCTTTTCTCATGTCACACGACGTGGTTTCTAAGAATTTTCGACACCAAGAGTTAAACGACGTCGTTTGAACAGTGTCAATGTGTCATTTAAAATTGATGTCAGGTTAATTTTCTGATGATAGAAAATGACAAAAAACCTAAATTGAGACACAGGTCAAAATTTTAAAGTATAATTAAAGTcaattaaaatctaaaaaacTAAATTGATTTGGAATTCAATTTCAGAAGTCATTTTGAGTATTAACTATTTTTTCGTTATTTTGAGACGGATAAGCGGCCCAAAgatgaaaattgaaaacaaaaaatgtaaacaataaaaagaaaaagacagtCTGTGGCCGTGTGGGTTGGCGGTCTCGAATCTGCCTCCAAAATTGGAACCATTCAAAGTGTCTCTGtttgtgagtgtgtgtgtgtgggtGGGTGACGATGGCGATGGCGACGGCGACGGCGACGGAGGGAACCGAAACCAACGACGACGGTGCTCGTCCATGGCAATCCTACCACACTGTTTATACAACTGCCAAAGCAGGTCTCTATATGCCCCTActcttttttataattattattaattttcatttCTTGTTTGGTGTTTATTCTTGAAAAAGGTAATTCAATGCAAATTCGCTGTTTCCTTTGCAAAGTGACAAAGTAATAACTCAATTTACATGATGGTTGATACTTGATACTATCCTTGACCCTATGATATTTGATGTATACATACTGAATTCTTTTGTTCAGGAATGGATGGTGTGGACAAGGAGAAAGTACAAAGGACAGTGTATGAAATGAGCAAAGGATCTAAGTATTTTCAGAACGAGGAACGCAAGGACGCTTTTATTACCCAGAAGATCGACAAACTCCGAACTCAATGTGATAAGCTTACCCAAGCAGACCTATCCCATTTTCAGAAGGTTTATATAATCATCAACCATGTGTATTATGTTTCTCACTGGTTTGGATTTTCTTTCTGATAATCAAAGGGGTTTCAAAATCATATGCACTCATTTGAAGTTTTTTCTGCAATGACAGGTAGCTGACCGAAGAATACTTGAGCTAGAAGCTTTGCGGGATCTTTCAAGGATTTGGTTACATGTAGATATGGATGCTTTCTATGCAGCAGTTGAGACTTTAAGTAACCCTACATTAAAGGGCAAGCCAATGGCTGTTGGTAGCATGTCTATGATATCCACTGCCAATTATGAGGTTTGTTGTGTCAATATTAAACTTGATGTTGAGGATTCTAGAGTCTGAATGATTCCGATGCTGATTTGGATTTCATATAGGCTAGGAAATTTGGGGTTCGTGCTGCTATGCCTGGGTTCATTGCACGTAAACTTTGTCCAGAATTAATATTTGTCCCCACAGATTTCAATAAGTATACCCATTACAGTGATTTGACCAGAACAGGTACTTTTATTTTGTAACGATTAATAGTAGATTGCAGTgtattttctttaaattctattaGCTTAATCTTCACTTATTATTGTTAGTTTTTCGGAGGTATGATCCCAATTTTATGGCTGCTAGCCTTGATGAAGCATACCTTGATATAACTGAAGTATGCAAAAGAAGGAACATCAAAAGTGAAGAAGTAAGTTGAGACATTAAATTAAGTTAGTACTCAAAGGCCTCTCCTCTAGATGTGTTAACCCTCTAACTTCTCTAAATTTGGATTCTAGATTGCGGAAGAACTCCGCACTAGTGTTTATGAAGAGACCGGTCTCACATGTAGTGCAGGAGTGGCACCAAATCGCCTACTTGCCAAGGTTCCTCATCTTGTTTTAATATTGTGAACTGGAGCATCAGAAATAGTTCCCCTTTtgttttatcaaaaaataaagtAGTAGACATGGAGTGACTCTGATCTGAGGATTTCACCCACATGCAGGTTTGCTCAGATATTAACAAGCCAAATGGACAGTATGTCTTACCAAATGATCGTATGGCTGTTATGACCTTCATATCCTCCCTTCCTATCAGAAAGGTTCAAAATTTTGTCTACTgatttcattaattattaaaatttccATTTCAAATTACTTGTGAGGTGTCTTGTTGTGAGCACGATTGTTTTATATGCATGTGTATTTGGAAATTAGGATTTTCTGATTAATAATGAATGAATACTGTTGATAGATTGGGGGCATTGGTAAGGTCACTGAACATATTCTGAAGGCTGTATTTGGAATTAACACGTGTGAACAGATGCTGGAGAAGGCTAGCTACCTCTGTGCTCTTTTCTCTCAGTCAACAGCAGGTTAGATACCTGGGTGGCTTTAGCTGTTTTTGTAATAGTTACTGTATGCATGCTATATTTATAGGGATTTCTACTTTTGCATGGCAGTTAGACTGGAGTTTGTGCAATTTTCCACCTGAATCACTGACATCTATTTCAAATATGCTTGCTTCTATTGTCTACAACTTACAAAAGTTAATAAACTTAGCCTTCAGTCTAAAATTTTCCAACTGTAAtaatgtttaattttaaattaattatgtgAATCCTTTATTAACATGTGACTTTTTTGTGAATTTTCTGGAAgatttctttttctctgtgGGTTTAGGTCTTGGGAAGACAGATTCTCCTGAAGTCAGATTTCGGAAGAGCATTAGTAACGAAAGAACATTTTCTGCCACTGAAGATGAAGTTCTGTTGTATAAAAAATTAGGTACCTAACATATCTGTTCCGGAACTTTCTTAAATTTCTAGTTTTcaatattttcataaaaaaattctagTAAATTAGTTGGAATTTGGAGAAACTTAACATCTGCCATTCAGTATTCAGTTGGTTTAAGTTGCAGTGTTAATTTCATTATATGCATTGTTTTGCAAAACGGTTTAGATAATGACTATGACAATGCTGAATTTCTGAAATACATAAGACCCAAATTATGTTAGCCTAACAACATATCAGCTATTGAGTTATGCAAAGCTTGTGTTTGCAGCGGAGCTTGCTGAAATGCTGTCCACAGACATGCAAAAAGAGGGTCTCTGTGGGCGAACGTTGACTCTTAAACTGAAAACTTCTTCCTTCGAGGTACTATTGATGTCTtgactattttcttttgcatttgttCCTAATGTTGTTCAAGAACAATTTTATAGCTTTGTTTTTATCCTCTGTAGACAAGgctttatttttaaaaggagAAAATAACTTCACTTCTTGAAAAGCCATGCTcattatttgttaatttttatttttagagaacTAGGCACTGGGTTATTATGGTTTGATAAATTTTCTATATCTTAATTTCGATTCccttttttgttattttcacTGTGTTTTACCATCATGGCATCATACTATACTGTTGTTGCAAGTGGTAATAAATGCCCAATCAACAGGTTCGGACTAGAGCCATGACTTTACGAAAGTACATAAGCTCGAGGGAGGATATCTTGAAGCATGCTTCGGAGCTTCTAAAAGCAGAACTTCCTCTTTCAGTAAGATTGATAGGTGTGTGTTTCTGCTAGGTTCATT
This sequence is a window from Arachis stenosperma cultivar V10309 chromosome 10, arast.V10309.gnm1.PFL2, whole genome shotgun sequence. Protein-coding genes within it:
- the LOC130954698 gene encoding DNA polymerase kappa produces the protein MAMATATATEGTETNDDGARPWQSYHTVYTTAKAGMDGVDKEKVQRTVYEMSKGSKYFQNEERKDAFITQKIDKLRTQCDKLTQADLSHFQKVADRRILELEALRDLSRIWLHVDMDAFYAAVETLSNPTLKGKPMAVGSMSMISTANYEARKFGVRAAMPGFIARKLCPELIFVPTDFNKYTHYSDLTRTVFRRYDPNFMAASLDEAYLDITEVCKRRNIKSEEIAEELRTSVYEETGLTCSAGVAPNRLLAKVCSDINKPNGQYVLPNDRMAVMTFISSLPIRKIGGIGKVTEHILKAVFGINTCEQMLEKASYLCALFSQSTADFFFSVGLGLGKTDSPEVRFRKSISNERTFSATEDEVLLYKKLAELAEMLSTDMQKEGLCGRTLTLKLKTSSFEVRTRAMTLRKYISSREDILKHASELLKAELPLSVRLIGLRMSHFDGDKYGGSTSNPKQKTITDFIASVDADRNRFLPDVADHDFVSHTETNVSIGSCQTSRDPADGNHSSDVNCQSGTGWSSEEIQTSGNNASCSNYGQVKEAVESTFPIQGQFEDTSTLNLSNLLDDERLNSCEDKTMLWLNDYKCSLCGIELPPSFAEERLEHSDFHLAEKLQKEESRIHQRTSVSSRSWDQKNRITRERISKKQKLSQKEGSYRPIDYFFLLKSNKNRPS